A window from Pichia kudriavzevii chromosome 5, complete sequence encodes these proteins:
- a CDS encoding uncharacterized protein (PKUD0E00940; similar to Saccharomyces cerevisiae YNL123W (NMA111); ancestral locus Anc_2.150) — MAPETKRIYPQNGDAISPRKRQHINPDALGTDITVEDETAFDIQEDYDSDEVAQVAYIPQSETKWQKTVEKVVKSVVSIHFMQPVNFDTETSLCSEATGFVVDAKQGIILTNRHVVGPGPFIGYAVFDNHEEVEVTPIYRDPVHDFGFLRFDVSKIKYMKVQQLELHPESARVGEEIRVIGNDSGEKLSILSGFISRLDRNAPDYGANTYNDFNTEYIQAAASASGGSSGSPVVNIEGHAVALQAGGNSETSTDFFLPVWRVKRALERVQACEDVTRGTIQVQWTLEPFDKCKRLGLTSDVEGEIRKLGSDINGMLVASITLPEGPADGSIKEGDCLVSINGELITSFVQVDKILDENVDKECEFIVQRNGVNITNTIKVGDLHKITPSKYVTVCGATFNELSYQLARIYGIPVRGCYVSDASGSFQLGGQELNNCWIIDSIDDKPTPTLDDFVEVMKSIPDKSFIPVKYHHLTDIHVPLFKNIFIDRHWCSTFRLATRNDTTGLWDFETIQKEPIKPLPLERKSAKFLDLPTEFENCKQLNRSFVQVDAIYELPLDSFGGHVRRVHGIVIDAKNGYVLVSRHAVCHDLCDINITIAESIIIPGKVRFLHPTKGYAIIKYDPGLVDAPVQTPKFSQEPLKRGDKVVFIGYNKSLRAVIDETRVSDIGIMNIPTNANSPRYKATNVEAVLVDSTSGQKCHSGILCNKEDGTIRGIWISCDGDDDRLYTTGIDITDIMWELEFLKDDDNKMKDNEDNEDEMKDDEKTKDNDKTKDDNKNTDHDDDVKIIDVEFGTVSVASARISGVPDEWITKVETSSKVDKFQFLYVPTTSVGLDNEPTCLLEPGDIILTANGELVTRMRDIDNAIKGTSKNEDIIKFKVVREKKVIDLDVKLTRTKSFMTDRVVFWSGCALQNAHHGVRQAINSLPSGIYCTTISNGSPGRFYSVGITNFITHVNEIPTNTLEEFLNVVRKVKDNSYVKLRVVTFDSIPMAQTLKVNYHYFPTVNIQKINGEWKTTVDRQDDN; from the coding sequence ATGGCTCCTGAAACAAAGAGAATATATCCACAGAATGGCGATGCCATTTCTCCTAGAAAAAGACAACATATTAACCCAGATGCGCTTGGAACTGATATCACAGTAGAAGACGAAACTGCCTTTGATATTCAGGAAGACTATGATAGTGATGAAGTAGCTCAAGTTGCTTATATTCCCCAATCAGAGACAAAATGGCAGAAAACCgttgaaaaagttgttAAATCTGTCGTTTCAATCCATTTCATGCAACCTGTTAATTTTGATACGGAAACCTCATTATGTTCTGAAGCAACTGGATTTGTTGTAGATGCTAAACAAGGTATCATTCTAACCAACCGGCATGTGGTTGGGCCTGGTCCGTTTATTGGCTATGCTGTTTTTGATAACcatgaagaagttgaagttaCTCCCATATACAGAGACCCCGTCCatgattttggatttttgaGATTCGATGTATCAAAAATTAAATATATGAAAGTCCAACAACTAGAACTACATCCGGAGTCAGCTCGTGTTGGTGAAGAAATCAGAGTCATTGGTAATGATTCTGGTGAGAAATTGAGTATTTTATCAGGTTTTATTTCCAGATTAGATAGAAATGCTCCTGACTACGGGGCAAACACTTataatgatttcaatacTGAATATATTCAGGCTGCAGCTAGTGCAAGTGGTGGTTCGTCTGGTTCGCCTGTTGTTAATATTGAAGGGCATGCAGTTGCCTTACAAGCGGGCGGTAACTCGGAAACATCaactgatttttttctgccTGTATGGAGAGTCAAGAGGGCTTTGGAGAGAGTTCAAGCATGTGAGGATGTTACAAGAGGTACCATCCAGGTTCAATGGACCTTAGAACCTTTTGACAAATGTAAAAGATTAGGGTTAACTTCTGATGTCGAAGGTGAGATTAGAAAATTAGGCAGTGACATTAATGGTATGTTGGTGGCTTCAATTACTTTGCCTGAAGGGCCAGCTGACGGTTCCATCAAGGAGGGTGACTGTCTGGTTAGTATTAACGGTGAATTAATCACAAGTTTTGTCCAAGTTGACAAAATTCTagatgaaaatgttgataaGGAATGTGAATTCATTGTTCAGAGAAATGGTGTTAACATTACAAATACAATAAAAGTTGGTGATTTACATAAAATCACCCCAAGCAAATATGTCACTGTTTGTGGTGCAACATTCAATGAGTTGAGTTATCAACTAGCAAGAATTTATGGTATTCCAGTCAGAGGATGCTATGTTAGTGATGCATCTGGATCATTCCAACTAGGCGGTCAAGAACTTAACAACTGTTGGATCATTGActcaattgatgataagCCTACGCCTACATTAGACGACTTTGTTGAGGTGATGAAAAGCATCCCAGATAAGTCATTTATACCTGTTAAATATCACCATTTGACGGATATTCATGTTccattattcaaaaatatttttattgaTAGACATTGGTGCTCCACATTTAGGCTAGCTACTAGAAACGATACAACAGGTCTGTGGGATTTTGAGACGATCCAAAAGGAGCCTATCAAACCTTTGCCActagaaagaaaatctGCAAAGTTTTTAGATTTACCAACtgagtttgaaaattgtAAACAGTTGAACAGATCATTTGTCCAAGTTGATGCTATCTATGAATTGCCATTAGATTCATTTGGTGGTCATGTTAGAAGGGTCCATGgtattgttattgatgCAAAAAACGGTTATGTTTTGGTTTCCAGGCATGCCGTATGCCACGACTTATGTGATATCAACATAACAATTGCAGAAAGTATAATCATCCCCGGCAAAGTTAGATTTTTGCATCCTACTAAAGGCTATGCAATCATCAAGTATGATCCTGGTTTAGTTGATGCACCTGTTCAAACGCCAAAGTTTAGTCAAGAACCATTGAAAAGAGGTGATAAAGTGGTTTTCATTGGTTACAATAAATCCTTGAGAGCGGTAATTGATGAAACCAGGGTTAGTGATATTGGCATTATGAATATTCCAACAAATGCCAATTCCCCAAGGTACAAAGCCACCAATGTTGAGGCTGTTTTAGTTGACTCAACCAGTGGGCAAAAATGTCATTCTGGAATTCTGTGTAATAAAGAAGATGGTACTATAAGGGGTATATGGATTTCAtgtgatggtgatgatgatagaCTATACACAACAGGTATTGATATCACTGATATTATGTGGGAgcttgaatttttgaaagatgaCGATAATAAGATGAAAGATAATGAGGATAATGAGGATGAGAtgaaagatgatgaaaagacTAAAGATAATGATAAGACTAAAGATGATAATAAGAATACAGACCATGATGACGATGTCAAAATCATCGATGTTGAGTTTGGTACTGTCTCTGTTGCCAGTGCCAGGATCAGTGGAGTACCTGACGAGTGGATCACCAAGGTTGAAACATCCTCAAAGGTTGATAAGTTTCAATTCTTGTATGTTCCAACCACCTCTGTTGGGTTGGACAATGAGCCTACATGTCTGCTTGAACCTGGTGATATTATTCTAACAGCAAATGGAGAACTAGTGACCCGAATGAGAGACATTGATAATGCCATCAAGGGGACATCGAAGAATGAAGATATTATCAAGTTCAAAGTAGTTAGAGAGAAGAAGGTCATTGACTTGGATGTCAAATTAACCAGAACCAAATCATTCATGACTGACAGGGTTGTCTTTTGGTCTGGTTGTGCTTTACAAAATGCACATCATGGGGTCAGGCAAGCTATCAACAGTTTACCTAGCGGTATCTATTGTACCACTATATCTAACGGGTCACCGGGGAGGTTCTATTCTGTTGGCATTACAAATTTTATTACCCATGTCAACGAGATCCCCACTAACACGTTAGAGGAGTTTTTGAATGTTGTGCGGAAAGTCAAGGATAATTCGTACGTCAAGCTCCGTGTTGTTACCTTTGACAGTATTCCAATGGCACAAACCTTGAAAGTGAACTATCATTATTTCCCCACTGTAAATATCCAGAAAATCAATGGCGAATGGAAAACCACAGTGGATCGTCAAGATGACAATTGA
- a CDS encoding uncharacterized protein (PKUD0E00950; similar to Saccharomyces cerevisiae YNL122C; ancestral locus Anc_2.151), with product MFTFSLTSFIRPVVSSFRASLQVSALRHQSKTHRATYKRWRKTASGYKRGIQGRKHGNAGFAASVLKKRTGTAYSTHTQSKILQRLLPNL from the coding sequence ATGTTCACCTTTTCATTGACATCTTTTATCAGACCGGTGGTCTCTTCATTCCGCGCGTCACTGCAGGTGAGTGCACTAAGGCACCAATCAAAGACACATAGAGCAACCTATAAGAGATGGAGGAAAACGGCGAGTGGGTACAAGAGAGGCATCCAGGGACGGAAGCACGGAAACGCCGGGTTTGCGGCGAGTgtgttgaagaagagaacCGGTACTGCATACTCCACACACACCCAGTCGAAAATCTTACAAAGATTACTTCCAAATTTGTAA
- a CDS encoding uncharacterized protein (PKUD0E00960): protein MSRFVDEDEADVQTARDVAGVIGERDAVELAKELAEDDAEANEHEVEKKRRSLHQQLAAYRYNRYKEHKKKMETQNSSYKMRKDTRQFYGKLEAEKAAKKQQETQEFASELERFRRAKERAADDDSLSTSSSDSEAGGLHEKEKNNKKEDGLNRGVNAIVEYSDSDNSSDNSTQ, encoded by the coding sequence ATGAGCAGGTTTGTGGACGAGGACGAAGCCGATGTTCAGACAGCAAGAGATGTTGCAGGTGTAATTGGTGAGCGTGATGCGGTTGAACTGGCCAAGGAACTAGCAGAAGACGATGCCGAGGCAAATGAACATGAAGTAGAAAAGAAACGTCGAAGTTTGCACCAGCAACTGGCAGCGTATCGATACAACAGGTACAAGGAGCACAAGAAAAAGATGGAGACGCAGAATTCTTCGTACAAGATGAGAAAGGATACCCGTCAGTTCTATGGAAAGCTAGAGGCTGAGAAAGCCgcaaagaaacaacaagagACGCAAGAGTTTGCCAGTGAACTAGAGAGGTTTCGACGTGCCAAAGAGAGAGCCGCTGATGATGACAGTTTATCCACGTCTTCTTCTGATTCAGAGGCAGGCGGGTTGcatgaaaaggaaaagaataACAAGAAGGAAGATGGGTTGAATAGAGGTGTCAATGCTATTGTTGAATACAGTGACAGTGATAATAGTAGTGATAATAGCACCCAATAA
- a CDS encoding uncharacterized protein (PKUD0E00970; similar to Saccharomyces cerevisiae YHR119W (SET1); ancestral locus Anc_2.148) yields MSYRGDHYNKSTSHSNYSGIAQDKGRRSTDNQYSYRNQHSYHSVHQGQPNHTGQQHRDPNAGTYPHYGQSPSYRHSYWDYPNDPGDYDGQTYHRHNNHMDSFYSNSSSYNAQMNRLSSQQYNGNYIDNSQRPTSKQKQPVHSSQGNNSNGESKPTQSKPKAIIKSYNLGDAKQGNFISEMNKPFNSTEKIKSWKVSQIKDPVTQKVKLNMKYIDNPLEKTIIDPRKNSTSNYSKALQKSVCPPIGNLKIPTFKFDKYSLGEKPSNEIVIWNLHSTTSSLVIKNNLSVYGSILELKMVDDPLTAVPLGMCTVSFDGKVEQAHKIALKVIETCNKKLLIQGRYIRCGLNVRNMLYNEIYEKSINARNEHLKKRTAEEIKREEKNKAELERIERAKKEEASRREREARGARAAKESKDGPSRESNSNEPVGTISRKLPLSHDKRILPLSAFQLNYKLQKIVSNRPYIFIADKHVSSMNVSSDHLRRFLRKYNISRILQQRSGFYLVFNKVKEALECFDEADGRRYFNYRLLMTLYIPDDQIDQTRVGKAGVFKAAKDQISKELNAYLLKDVREKIISQMILDILETDEIGEFAKEARIRKEEELKLIEKQEPVKSIHETVRVVKKIDLNIFKKSTKKRFVPLSHALNKDVQKSDEDSDDSDDSDDAHADRENNLKVKEDTAENPQKHTLEAVDNKPPKKKFKVTKPGEDLCEEEEGEQAPPISDDDAKMLDDTMSEITSPENGGESKIYDIYSPSTNPPGPVFDDISQPFKPTIGHLRNLVKTDEDFAILSELCKDTKNDKPIKNMEFWVWQHTQYVQECKKALEKDERDKEKSESDEVLDFAKEVLSNKDLKNVSGCFRTEPYHKISDNLKSGYLLHRRKLTNLNPVKHENKDESIHVQHNNAQGSRANRANTRRFVADISAQKQIIGETDLLDLNQLNKRKKPVQFSRSAIHNWGLYALEPISAGEMIIEYVGERIRQQVAEIREKKYLRSGIGSSYLFRVDENTVIDASKKGGIARFINHCCDPSCTAKIIKVGGKKRIVIYALRDIRKNEELTYDYKFERELNDQERIVCLCGSPNCKGFLN; encoded by the coding sequence ATGTCCTATCGTGGAGATCACTATAATAAAAGTACATCCCATTCTAATTATTCTGGAATCGCACAAGATAAAGGCAGGCGATCCACTGATAATCAGTACAGTTATCGTAACCAGCATTCGTACCATAGTGTTCACCAAGGACAACCAAATCATACTGGCCAGCAACATAGAGATCCAAATGCTGGTACTTATCCGCATTACGGACAATCTCCCTCTTATCGTCACAGTTATTGGGACTATCCAAATGATCCAGGCGACTATGATGGACAAACCTATCATCGGCATAACAACCACATGGATTCTTTCtacagcaacagcagcagctATAACGCACAAATGAACAGGTTATCTTCCCAACAATACAATGGCAACTATATAGACAATTCACAACGGCCAACTTCTAAACAGAAACAACCTGTACATTCTTCTCAGGGGAATAATTCCAACGGTGAATCCAAGCCTACACAGTCAAAACCCAAGGCCATAATTAAATCATACAATTTAGGAGATGCTAAACAGGGGAATTTTATATCTGAAATGAATAAACCATTCAACTctacagaaaaaataaaatcatggaaagtttctcaaataaaagATCCAGTGACACAAAAAGTCAAGCTAAATATGAAATATATCGATAATCCacttgagaaaacaattaTAGATCCAAGGAAAAACTCTACTAGCAACTACTCAAAAGCTTTACAGAAATCGGTCTGTCCACCGATTggaaacttgaaaatccCGACCTTCAAATTCGATAAATACTCATTGGGTGAAAAACCTTCAAATGAAATAGTTATTTGGAACCTCCATTCAACTACCAGTTCGCTGGTCATTAAAAACAACTTATCCGTATATGGTTCaatattggaattgaaaatggttgATGATCCATTGACTGCCGTTCCACTAGGAATGTGTACAGTTAGCTTTGATGGCAAAGTTGAACAGGCGCATAAGATTGCATTGAAAGTTATTGAGACCTGTAATAAGAAGCTACTAATCCAAGGAAGATATATTAGATGTGGATTGAACGTCAGAAATATGCTATACAATGAGATTTATGAAAAATCCATAAATGCCAGAAACgaacatttgaaaaagcgGACTGCTGAAGAGATCAAAAGagaggagaaaaacaaagctgaattggaaagaattgaaagagccaaaaaggaagaagcTTCAAGGCGGGAAAGAGAAGCGAGAGGAGCAAGAGCAGCAAAAGAATCCAAGGATGGACCTAGTCGAGAATCTAATTCCAACGAACCAGTTGGGACAATCTCAAGGAAGTTGCCTTTGTCTCATGATAAGAGGATTCTGCCGTTATCTGCATTTCAATTGAACTATAAGCTTCAAAAAATAGTGTCTAACCGTCCTTACATATTTATTGCAGATAAACATGTCTCATCGATGAATGTAAGCTCCGATCACTTGAGGCGGTTTTTACGTAAATATAAtatttcaagaattttGCAGCAAAGAAGTggtttttatttggttttcaaCAAAGTGAAAGAAGCATTGGAATGTTTTGATGAGGCTGATGGCAGGAGGTATTTTAACTACAGACTTCTAATGACCCTTTATATTCCGGATGATCAAATTGACCAGACTAGAGTCGGTAAAGCAGGCGTATTCAAAGCTGCCAAGGATCAGATCTCTAAAGAATTGAATGCTTATTTATTGAAAGATGTACgggaaaaaataattagtcagatgattttggatattctaGAAACTGATGAAATAGGAGAGTTTGCTAAGGAAGCTAGAATACGTAAAGAGGAAGAGCTAAAGttaattgaaaaacaagaaCCTGTAAAATCTATTCACGAAACTGTTCGGGTTGTGAAAaagattgatttgaatatcTTTAAAAAATCAACGAAAAAACGTTTTGTTCCGTTAAGTCATGCTCTCAATAAAGATGTACAAAAAAGCGATGAGGACAGTGATGATAGCGACGATAGTGATGATGCACATGCTGATAGAGAAAACAACCTTAAAGTAAAAGAAGATACAGCTGAGAATCCACAAAAACACACACTAGAAGCCGTTGATAATAAGcctccaaagaaaaaattcaagGTCACCAAGCCCGGAGAAGACCTAtgtgaagaagaggaaggtGAACAAGCACCTCCAATATCAGATGACGACGCTAAAATGCTTGATGATACTATGTCAGAGATTACGTCGCCAGAAAATGGAGGTGAATCAAAAATATACGACATCTATTCTCCCTCAACAAACCCCCCAGGCCCAGTATTCGACGATATATCCCAACCGTTCAAGCCTACTATTGGCCATCTAAGAAATCTAGTTAAAAcagatgaagattttgCTATTTTATCCGAACTCTGTAAAGATACCAAGAATGATAaaccaatcaaaaatatgGAATTTTGGGTATGGCAGCATACCCAGTATGTTCAAGAATGTAAAAAAGCCcttgaaaaagatgaaagggacaaagaaaaatcgGAATCAGATGAGGTTCTTGATTTTGCCAAGGAAGTTTTGAGTAacaaagatttgaagaatgttTCTGGATGCTTTAGAACTGAACCTTATCATAAAATTTCCGATAACCTCAAAAGTGGATATCTATTGCATAGGAGAAAGTTAACAAACTTAAATCCTGTTAAAcatgaaaacaaagatgaGTCTATTCATGTTCAGCATAATAATGCACAAGGTTCAAGGGCTAATCGTGCTAATACCAGGAGGTTTGTTGCTGATATATCTGcccaaaaacaaataattGGTGAAACTGATTTACTCGATTTGAATCAGCTAAACAAGCGTAAAAAACCTGTCCAATTCTCAAGAAGTGCAATTCATAACTGGGGGTTATATGCGCTAGAGCCTATAAGTGCAGGTGAAATGATCATTGAGTACGTGGGTGAAAGGATCAGACAACAAGTTGCTGAAATCCGGGAGAAAAAGTATTTAAGATCAGGTATCGGTTCGTCATATCTTTTTCGAGTTGATGAGAACACGGTCATTGATGCATCCAAGAAGGGAGGGATAGCAAGGTTTATCAATCATTGCTGTGATCCCTCCTGTACTGCTAAGATCATTAAAGTTGGAGGGAAAAAGAGAATTGTGATTTATGCCTTACGAGACATTAGGAAAAACGAAGAGCTTACTTATGATTATAAGTTTGAAAGAGAACTTAATGACCAGGAAAGAATTGTGTGTCTTTGTGGATCACCTAACTGTAAGGGATTCCTTAACTGA
- a CDS encoding uncharacterized protein (PKUD0E00980; similar to Saccharomyces cerevisiae YCL011C (GBP2) and YNL004W (HRB1); ancestral locus Anc_1.408) — protein MSETMDFEDYSRDRSRSPARDVYIGEGRRNRSRSPRRDDDDRRYQSSYRGDSRRSRPPRRGPPPRGSYAQRSSDYEIKANRKYENSIFIGNLPYNTQWYEIKDHFASAGPIVRADVVTSHGKPRGMGTVEFQDRESAQNAIRMFDRTSFKEREIFVREDLPPPEKQNGRDEFRPGKYDRYDRPPRDDRYDRPPRDDRYDRPARDDRYDRRGGYDRYYDRYDGYDSYDRRDRFSRDTYAPPRRDFRREPKRERREARGFEVFIGNLPFSVKWQDLKDLFKEIGEVERADIIESTPGRSRGMGTVHFYNEADVEKAIERFNGFEWFGRKIDVRPSKFPKDDRAVPSTPKIRTDGLSKNTDFTLGVTGDGEESPIIYASNLPWETAESDLFELFGSIATVERAELQYGRGGNSSGNAVVKFSDVETARSVIQQLNGYEYGNRHLKITFAKFPSAEQLEALHEEIRKNTEETISSGLAEAPIERTSPVSEEHSKPAANPIEQSGAVDDGDEMIEE, from the exons ATGTCTGAGACCATGGATTTTGAGGATTATTCTAGA GATCGTTCTAGATCACCTGCTAGGGACGTTTACATAGGAGAAGGTCGTCGCAACAGATCACGTTCTCCACGCCgtgacgatgatgatagAAGATATCAGTCATCTTATAGAGGTGACTCTAGACGTTCAAGACCTCCGAGGAGAGGGCCACCGCCAAGAGGCTCCTATGCGCAAAGGTCATCTGATTATGAGATTAAAGCGAATAGAAAGTATGAAAACTCTATTTTTATTGGTAACTTGCCATACAACACGCAATGGTATGAGATTAAGGACCACTTTGCAAGTGCAGGTCCCATCGTAAGAGCTGATGTTGTTACCAGCCATGGTAAGCCAAGAGGCATGGGTACTGTTGAGTTCCAAGATCGTGAAAGTGCTCAAAATGCAATTAGAATGTTTGATAGAACCAGTTTTAAGGAAAGGGAAATTTTTGTGAGGGAAGACCTTCCACCTCCAGAGAAGCAAAATGGACGTGATGAGTTTAGACCAGGTAAATACGATAGGTACGATAGACCACCGAGGGACGATAGATATGATCGACCACCCAGAGATGATAGATACGATAGGCCAGCTAGAGACGACAGATATGACAGACGTGGTGGTTATGATAGATATTATGACAGATATGACGGCTATGATTCATACGATAGACGTGACAGATTTTCCAGAGACACTTATGCACCTCCTAGAAGAGATTTCAGGAGAGAGccaaagagagaaagaagagaagCCAGAGGTTTTGAGGTATTCATTGGTAACCTCCCTTTCTCTGTTAAATGGCAAGACTTGAAAGATTTGTTTAAGGAAATCGGTGAAGTTGAAAGAGCTGATATTATTGAATCCACGCCAGGTAGATCAAGAGGTATGGGTACTGTACATTTCTATAATGAGGCAGATGTTGAGAAGGCtattgaaagattcaatGGTTTTGAATGGTTTGGTAGAAAAATCGATGTCAGACCAAGTAAATTTCCTAAGGATGACAGAGCAGTCCCTTCAACCCCAAAAATTAGAACTGATGGTTTATCTAAAAATACTGATTTTACTCTCGGTGTTACGggtgatggtgaagaaTCTCCAATCATCTATGCTTCTAACTTGCCATGGGAAACTGCAGAGTCTGACttgtttgaattgtttggCTCAATTGCCACAGTTGAAAGAGCTGAACTTCAATACGGTCGTGGTGGTAACTCCTCTGGTAATGCAGTTGTAAAATTCAGCGACGTTGAAACAGCACGTTCTGTGATTCAACAGCTAAATGGTTATGAATATGGTAACAGGCATCTTAAAATTACATTTGCCAAGTTTCCAAGCGCTGAGCAACTTGAAGCATTGCATGaagaaattagaaaaaacaCCGAAGAAACCATATCTTCTGGCTTGGCTGAAGCACCTATTGAGCGTACTTCTCCGGTTTCTGAGGAGCATTCAAAGCCAGCAGCAAACCCAATCGAGCAATCAGGTGctgttgatgatggtgatgaaatgATTGAAGAGTGa